A stretch of Myroides oncorhynchi DNA encodes these proteins:
- a CDS encoding ComEA family DNA-binding protein, which translates to MIFLIVFVQLFIYYYPSSSTTSLQEKYPTLFDEQYYGKVKVLDSIRVVMQAKRDTIYPFNPNFITDYRGSILGMSLDEIDRLLTFRKGNKFVNSAKEFQQVTKVSNEWISKYSIYFKFPDWVTNPKGKREYVDFNKPKEIVPIVASCINSATLEDLQKVRGIGPYYAEKIIKEREKYRGFVSVQQLKFIYGISDETFEELSKHFIVEKSPTVIKLNVNEATVNQLKETPYMNYYIAREVVKHRSMNGDFVNKDEFLQIEKFPIDKIDIISLYLRFTN; encoded by the coding sequence TTGATTTTTTTAATTGTCTTTGTACAACTATTTATCTACTATTATCCTAGTTCTAGTACGACTTCTCTACAAGAAAAATATCCAACCCTGTTCGATGAACAGTACTATGGCAAAGTAAAAGTTCTTGATAGTATTCGTGTTGTCATGCAGGCAAAACGCGATACTATCTATCCTTTTAATCCTAATTTTATTACAGACTATAGAGGGTCTATATTGGGGATGTCTTTAGATGAGATTGATAGATTATTGACTTTTAGAAAAGGAAATAAGTTTGTTAATTCGGCTAAAGAATTTCAACAAGTGACAAAAGTTTCTAATGAGTGGATTAGTAAATATAGTATTTATTTTAAGTTTCCTGATTGGGTGACTAATCCTAAAGGGAAAAGGGAGTACGTGGATTTTAATAAACCAAAAGAAATTGTGCCAATTGTCGCTAGTTGTATAAATAGTGCAACTTTAGAAGACTTGCAGAAGGTAAGAGGTATAGGTCCATATTATGCTGAAAAGATTATAAAAGAACGAGAGAAATATAGAGGTTTTGTTTCTGTTCAGCAATTAAAATTTATCTATGGCATATCAGATGAGACGTTTGAAGAATTGTCTAAGCACTTCATCGTTGAAAAATCTCCTACTGTAATTAAATTAAATGTCAATGAAGCTACAGTAAATCAATTGAAAGAAACACCTTATATGAACTACTATATAGCAAGGGAAGTGGTGAAGCATAGAAGTATGAATGGCGATTTTGTTAATAAAGATGAATTCTTACAAATTGAGAAATTCCCTATTGACAAAATTGATATAATTAGTTTATATTTGAGATTTACGAATTAA
- a CDS encoding acyl-CoA dehydrogenase family protein: MNFEYNETQAMIAQSIRDFAEQHIRPHIMEWDEAQIFPVDLFKKLGEMGYMGVLVPEEYGGSGLDYHEYITIVEEISKVDSSIGLSVAAHNSLCTNHILTFANEEQKKRWLPKLATAEWIGAWGLTEHNTGSDAGGMSTTAVKDGDHWVLNGAKNFITHAISGNVAVVIVRTGEKGDSRGMTAFVVEKGTPGFSSGKKENKLGMRASETAELIFDNCRVPDTNRLGEVGEGFIQAMKVLDGGRISIGALSLGIAKGAYEAALKYSKERVQFGKPISEFQAISFKLADMATEIECSELLLHKAAFLKNNNKPMTKIGAMAKMYASEVCVKVSTEAIQIHGGYGYTKDFPVEKFFRDSKLCTIGEGTTEIQKVVISRNILKE, translated from the coding sequence ATGAATTTTGAATACAATGAAACTCAAGCAATGATTGCTCAATCTATAAGAGACTTTGCAGAACAACATATTCGTCCACATATTATGGAATGGGATGAGGCTCAAATCTTTCCTGTAGACTTGTTTAAGAAGCTAGGTGAGATGGGGTATATGGGTGTTTTAGTTCCTGAAGAATATGGAGGGTCTGGATTAGATTATCACGAATATATTACGATAGTTGAAGAAATCTCTAAAGTAGATTCTTCTATTGGATTATCAGTAGCAGCACATAATTCACTATGTACTAATCATATCCTTACATTTGCTAACGAAGAGCAAAAGAAGAGATGGTTACCTAAGTTAGCGACAGCTGAGTGGATAGGTGCGTGGGGATTGACTGAACACAATACTGGATCTGATGCTGGTGGAATGAGTACTACTGCAGTAAAAGATGGTGACCACTGGGTGCTTAACGGTGCGAAGAATTTTATCACACACGCTATCTCTGGTAATGTCGCAGTAGTTATCGTACGTACAGGAGAGAAAGGTGATTCTCGTGGCATGACTGCTTTCGTAGTAGAGAAAGGTACTCCTGGATTCTCTAGTGGGAAAAAAGAAAACAAATTAGGAATGCGTGCTTCTGAGACTGCAGAACTAATCTTTGACAACTGTCGTGTACCTGACACTAACCGTTTAGGTGAAGTAGGTGAAGGTTTTATTCAAGCGATGAAAGTATTAGATGGTGGACGTATTTCTATTGGAGCTTTATCATTAGGTATCGCTAAAGGGGCTTATGAAGCAGCTCTTAAATATTCTAAAGAACGTGTTCAGTTTGGTAAACCTATTAGTGAGTTTCAAGCTATCAGCTTTAAATTAGCGGATATGGCTACAGAGATAGAATGTTCAGAATTGTTATTACACAAAGCAGCTTTCTTAAAAAACAACAATAAACCAATGACTAAAATCGGAGCGATGGCGAAGATGTATGCGTCAGAAGTATGTGTGAAGGTATCTACTGAAGCGATCCAAATCCACGGTGGATATGGATATACTAAAGACTTTCCTGTGGAGAAGTTCTTCCGTGATTCGAAGTTATGTACTATCGGAGAAGGAACTACCGAGATA